CCTACACCCTGCTCAGCCCGCACGCGGGCCTGTCCAGCCCCATCGTCATGAGCGCCTGGAACGCCCAGCTCGCGGTGGACAGCGCCAGCGACGAGCGCCTGACGCCCTTTCTAGACAAGTACGAGCAGGGCGCCACCGCCCCCGAACGTGGCGCGGCCTGCTCGGGGGGGTACGGGGGCACCCAGTAAGGGCGGCTCAACCTTCTTCGCCGGTCGCCACCGGCCGTGCGTCGTCGCTGACCCAGTCGCTCCATGACCCCGCGTACAGGCGGTTGTCCGGCCCCAGCGGCACGCCTGCCAGCTCCCGCGCGAGCAGGTTGGCCGTGGCGCTGACCCCGCTGCCGCAGGAGCTGACGGTGGGGGCGTCGCCCGCACCCAGCCGCTCGGCCTGCGCCTCTGCGCCGCGCCAGTGCCCGCTTTCGTCCAGCGCCCCCGCCCACTCGCGGTTCACGGCACCGGGAATATGCCCCGCCTTGCGGTCCAGCGGCTCGGTCTCGCCCCGGTAGCGGGCGGGGGCACGGGCGTCGATCAGCAGGGTGCCCGCGTCCCGGTTCGCCACGTCCTCGGCGGTGGCGACCATGCCCGGCTGCACGTCCGGGGTAAAGGTGGTGGGCGCGTACTCGGGTTCGGTGGTGCTCACCTCGCCTCCCGCCGCGAGGTAGGCGGGCCAGCCGCCGTCCAGCACATAGACTTCGCGGTGCCCCAGCCAGCGCAGCAGCCACCACGCGCGGGTCGCGTAAAAACCCTGCCCGATGGAGGGATCGTCGTAGGCCACGACCACGCTGTCGTTGCCGACCCCCACGCTGCCCAGCCACGCTGCGAGCGTCTCCGGCTCCGGCAACGGGTGCCGCCCCCCCGCCCCGTCCGGCCGCACCGGGCCGCTGAGGTCCGTCTCCAGATCGGCATAGATCGCGCCGGGCACGTGGCCCTCCAAGTAGGCGATGCGCCCGACCAACGGGTCACTCAGGGCGTAGCGGCAGTCGAGGACGCGCAGGCGTGAGTCGTGCAGATGCTCCAGCAGCCACTCAACGGTCTTCAGCGGGGAAGAGGTCATGGCCGCAGGCTACACCGGGGGGCTGGGCCATCAACTGGACAATAAAAAAGCCGCCTCTTCGGGCGGTGATAAAAGTAAGATAGCGCGATATACGGTATGCGTCAAGAGCCGCTCACCCGGCGAAAGAAAGCCCCCTTCTCTGCGAAGGGGGCCTCGGGGCGTGGCCGTGCTACCGCGCCAGTCCCGTCGCGCGGCTCTCCCGGATCACGGTCACCTGCACCTGACCGGGGTATTCCATGTCCTGCTCGACCCGTCCGGCGATCTCGCGGGCAAGCAGGGTGGCTCCGGCGTCGGTGACCTGCTCGGGCTGCACGATCACGCGCACCTCGCGGCCTGCCTGAATCGCGTAGGCCTGCTGCACGCCGGGAAAGGCGACCGCGATCTGCTCGAGTTGCTCCAGCCGCCGCACGTAGGCTTCCAGCTCCTCGCGGCGGGCACCGGGCCGGGCCGCACTGATCGCGTCGGCAGCAGCGACGAGCACCGAGTACAGCGTCTCGCCGTTTTCCGGGTCGTGGTGGTGGGCAATCGCGTCGATGACCTCGGCGGGTTCCCCGAACCGCTTGGCGAGGTTGATGCCGATCTCGACGTGGGTGCCCTCGATCTCGCGGTCGATGCTCTTGCCCACGTCGTGCATCAGCCCGGCGCGGCGGGCCAGCCCCGCATCTAGACCCAGTTCGTCCGCCATGATCCCCGTAAGGTGTGCGACCTGCACCGAGTGCTTCAGGACGTTTTGGCCGTAGCTCGTGCGGAAGTACATCCGCCCCAGCAGTTGCACCAGCCCCGGCTTGAGGCCGACCACGCCCGCCTCGATGGCGGCTTCCTCGCCCTGGGCGTGCATGAAGGTCTTCATCTCGTCCTGCGCCCGCGTGACCATCTCCTCGATGCGGGTGGGGTGAATGCGCCCGTCCGCGACGAGGGCTTCGAGGACATGCCGGGCGACCTCGCGCCGCACCGGGTTGAAGCTCGACAGGATCACCGCCTCCGGCGTGTCGTCGATGATCAGGTCCACCCCGGTCAGCGCCTCGAAGGCGCGGATGTTGCGGCCCTCGCGCCCGATCAGTCGGCCCTTCATCGCGTCGTTGGGGATAGGCACCACCGACACGCTGAGCTGGGCACTCGTCTCGGAGGCCGAGCGCTGAATCGCCTGCGCGATCAGGCTGCGGGCGGTGCGCTTGGCCTCGGCGCTCGCGCGGCTCTCCATCGCCTTGACGCGGATGGCCTTTTCCTCCTCCAGCTCGGCGTCAAGCTGCCCCAGGATCTGCTCGCGGGCGGCTTCGGGCGAGAGGCCCGCGACCTCGTAGAGCTTCAGGTCGATCTGCCGGGCACGTTCGCCCAGCTCCGCTTCCTGCCCAGCCAGCGCCCGCAGTTGGGCTTCCAGCCGTTCCTCCAGGGCGTCGAGGCGTTCGCCCCGCGCGTCAAGCTGCTCGGCGCGGCGGTTGAGGCGCTCGATCTCGCGCTTGAGTTCGTCGCGCTCGCGGCGGGTTTCCTGGCGGTCGAGGCCGAGCGTCTCGCGCTCGCGGGCGGCTTCTGCCAGGGCGCGGGAGCGTTCGGCCTCGACCTGGGCGCGGAGGGTCTGAAGCTCCTCGCGCCCGGTATCCACGCTGGCGGCGGCCTGCCGCTCGCGGTCCTCGGCGTCCTGAAGGCGGCGGGCAGCGTCCAATCGGGTCTGCTCGGCCTGCGAGCGGAGCTGCCGGGCCTCGGCCTCGGCCTGGGTCAGAACCCGCTCGGCCTCGGCGCGGGCCTCGCGCTCCAGTAGGTCGTCGTGCGCCCGCTGCTCGCGGCGCCCCCGCGTGTGCCCGGTGAAAAACCCACCGGTCACCCCCCCCAGGAGCGCCAGAATGACAAACAGAATGGTCATGGTGGCTCCTTTGTCGTGCTGATGTTGACCAGAGGCGCCCTGTTCCTCTTGGCATCAAGGCGCCCCGAAACCGTGAAGCGTGAGGGGCCGTCCCTGGCCCCCACCCCGGCAGTGTAACGCCCGGCTCCGGCCCTCACGGGGAAAGCCTCCGGGCGCCGCATGAAGGGCATTCACCCCCCTGATCTCTGTCCGGTCAGGGGGGCAGGGGGCACCGCCGGAGCGTCAGTTCACCGCCCGGTCCAGCCCCGCCCACAGCTCCTTGCGCAGCAGAAACTTCTGGAATTTGCCGCTGGCCGTCTTGGGGAGGTCGTCGCGGAACTGGTAGTGCTTGGGCACCTTGTACCCGGCGAGGTGCTCGCGGACGTGCGCGGTAAGTTCCTCTGGGGTGACGGCGGCGCCCTCGTGCAGCGCGATGAAAGCGCAGGGCACCTCGCCCCACCGGGGGTCGGGATGGGCCACCACCACCGCCTCGCGCACGGCGGGATGGGCGTACAGCACGCCCTCGACCTCCACGCTGCTGATGTTCTCGCCGCCCGAGATGATCACGTCCTTGTTGCGGTCCCGGATCTCGATGCGCCCGTCGGGGTGCCGCACCGCCACGTCCCCGGTGTGGAACCAGCCGCCCTCGAAGGCTTGCTCGGTCGCCTCCGGGTTGTCCAGGTAGCCCGCCATGACCAGATTGCCGCGCACCATGATCTCGCCCAGCGTGTCGCCGTCGGCGGGCACCGGGGTCAGTTCGGGCGTCATCACCTCGACCTCCCCGGCGAGCAGCATCTCGAACCCCTGCCGGGCAGTCAGGGCGGCGCGGTCGGGCACGGGGAGCGCCCGCTGCGCCCCGGACAGTTCGGCGACCGTGATCAGCGGGCTGGTCTCGGTCAGGCCGTACACCTGCACGACCTCGAAGCCCAGGGCACTCATGTCCGCGATGGTGCGGGCGTGGGGCGGGCTGCCCGCCGTCGCCACCCGGACCGGGCGGGGGGTGGGCCGGGCAGTCGCCGGGTCGGTGATCAGGCTCAGCACCGTGGGCGCCGCCGCGAGGTGCGTCACCCCGTAGGTATGGACCGCGTCGTGGATGGCGTCCCCGCGCACCGCCGGAAGGGTTACGTGAGTCGCCCCCACCCCGAACGGCGCCCAGACGCCTCCCCAGCCGTTGGCGTGAAAGTCCGGCAGGGTGTGGAGGTACACGCTGTCCGAGTCGAAGTGCAGCGAGTACAGCACGCCCATCGCGTTCAGCATGGAGTTGCGGTGGGTCAGCATCACCCCCTTGGGGCTGCTCGTCGTGCCGGAGGTGTAGTTGACTGTGATGATCTCGTCCTCGTCCTCCAGCACGTAGGGCAGGGGAGAGCCGTCCTGCGCCGCCAGCCGCTCACTGAAGTCGCTGCCCCGGCCCATCGTCCACAGCGGGATGCCCAGTTCGCGGCAGGTGTCTTCCACTTTGGGAGCCAGCGTCACGTCGGCGAGGACCAACGATACCCCCGCGTGCCGCAGTTGAAAGGCATATTCCTCGGGTACCAGCCGGGTATTCAGCGGCACGAGCACGCGGTTCGCCCACGGCACGCCCGCGTAGGTCAGCAGGCCCTCGTGCGTGTTGGGTGAGAGGACCGCCACCCGCGCACGCGGCGGCACCGCTTCCGCCACCGCCCGCGCGAGGCGGTAGATGCGCTTGCCCCACTCGCGGTAGGTGAAGCTGGGGCCGTCCGGCTGGGTCACCGCGATCTCCTGCGGATACGTCTTCAGGCCGCGCCGAACGAGGTCCAGGGGGGTCAGGGGCGTCTTCATGGGGGGCACCTCCGGGGAGAAAGGCTCGGGTTATGGGTGCCTTTACTTTAAGCCCGGATGAAGGGGATGCGGGCGTTACACCCTGGGGAACGCCCCTCAGCCGCCGAGCCGCAGGGCCGCCTGCCACCCCGCCCGTGTGATCCGCGCGAGCACCGTGAAGGTGCCGTCTGGCCGGGGCCGCAGCACCGCTGCCTCCCCCTCGGCCAGCATCCACCCGGTGGTGAGGCGGAGGTTCTGTTCATGGGTGACGATCAAGGTGTTCGTACCCGTGCGGGGCGGCGTGCTCAGGAGGGCGCAGAGGTTGGTGACCACCCGCCGCCGGTCGGCCTCGGTCCCGGTACGGAAGTAGGGGTTGTTCAGGGCGGACGTGGCCGTTACCCGCCCGGCCAGCAGCGCGGCGCTGTCGCGGTTGCGGCAGTACTCGCCGCTCAGCACCGTGCCAAGGGGAATCCGCAGCTCCCGCAGCAGGCCCCCGACTGCCCGCGCTTCCGCCCGGCCCTGGGCACTCAGGAGGCGCTGGGTAGAGCAGTCACCGGGGGTCACGTCCGGCGCGTCGGCCCCCTCGGTGCCGAAGTGCCGGAAGTACAGCACCAGCCCCCCGGCCCGCAACTGCGCGAGCAGGGCGGGACTGACCTCCTGGGGCACCCCGACCGACTGGGCTGCGGCAGGGAAAAGCACGAAGGGCAGGGCCAGGCAAAGGCGGCGCATAAGCCAGCGTAGGCTCTCGACCAAGCGGACGACCGTGCCCAGCTCGCCCAAAAGAAAAAACCCCAGCCGAGGCTGGGGCTTCCTGCACGGGCTCGCGCTTACTTTTGCGCGTGCACCACGAGCTTCATCGGGATG
This portion of the Deinococcus terrestris genome encodes:
- a CDS encoding sulfurtransferase — encoded protein: MTSSPLKTVEWLLEHLHDSRLRVLDCRYALSDPLVGRIAYLEGHVPGAIYADLETDLSGPVRPDGAGGRHPLPEPETLAAWLGSVGVGNDSVVVAYDDPSIGQGFYATRAWWLLRWLGHREVYVLDGGWPAYLAAGGEVSTTEPEYAPTTFTPDVQPGMVATAEDVANRDAGTLLIDARAPARYRGETEPLDRKAGHIPGAVNREWAGALDESGHWRGAEAQAERLGAGDAPTVSSCGSGVSATANLLARELAGVPLGPDNRLYAGSWSDWVSDDARPVATGEEG
- the rny gene encoding ribonuclease Y; this translates as MTILFVILALLGGVTGGFFTGHTRGRREQRAHDDLLEREARAEAERVLTQAEAEARQLRSQAEQTRLDAARRLQDAEDRERQAAASVDTGREELQTLRAQVEAERSRALAEAARERETLGLDRQETRRERDELKREIERLNRRAEQLDARGERLDALEERLEAQLRALAGQEAELGERARQIDLKLYEVAGLSPEAAREQILGQLDAELEEEKAIRVKAMESRASAEAKRTARSLIAQAIQRSASETSAQLSVSVVPIPNDAMKGRLIGREGRNIRAFEALTGVDLIIDDTPEAVILSSFNPVRREVARHVLEALVADGRIHPTRIEEMVTRAQDEMKTFMHAQGEEAAIEAGVVGLKPGLVQLLGRMYFRTSYGQNVLKHSVQVAHLTGIMADELGLDAGLARRAGLMHDVGKSIDREIEGTHVEIGINLAKRFGEPAEVIDAIAHHHDPENGETLYSVLVAAADAISAARPGARREELEAYVRRLEQLEQIAVAFPGVQQAYAIQAGREVRVIVQPEQVTDAGATLLAREIAGRVEQDMEYPGQVQVTVIRESRATGLAR
- a CDS encoding AMP-binding protein, which translates into the protein MKTPLTPLDLVRRGLKTYPQEIAVTQPDGPSFTYREWGKRIYRLARAVAEAVPPRARVAVLSPNTHEGLLTYAGVPWANRVLVPLNTRLVPEEYAFQLRHAGVSLVLADVTLAPKVEDTCRELGIPLWTMGRGSDFSERLAAQDGSPLPYVLEDEDEIITVNYTSGTTSSPKGVMLTHRNSMLNAMGVLYSLHFDSDSVYLHTLPDFHANGWGGVWAPFGVGATHVTLPAVRGDAIHDAVHTYGVTHLAAAPTVLSLITDPATARPTPRPVRVATAGSPPHARTIADMSALGFEVVQVYGLTETSPLITVAELSGAQRALPVPDRAALTARQGFEMLLAGEVEVMTPELTPVPADGDTLGEIMVRGNLVMAGYLDNPEATEQAFEGGWFHTGDVAVRHPDGRIEIRDRNKDVIISGGENISSVEVEGVLYAHPAVREAVVVAHPDPRWGEVPCAFIALHEGAAVTPEELTAHVREHLAGYKVPKHYQFRDDLPKTASGKFQKFLLRKELWAGLDRAVN
- a CDS encoding histidine phosphatase family protein, giving the protein MRRLCLALPFVLFPAAAQSVGVPQEVSPALLAQLRAGGLVLYFRHFGTEGADAPDVTPGDCSTQRLLSAQGRAEARAVGGLLRELRIPLGTVLSGEYCRNRDSAALLAGRVTATSALNNPYFRTGTEADRRRVVTNLCALLSTPPRTGTNTLIVTHEQNLRLTTGWMLAEGEAAVLRPRPDGTFTVLARITRAGWQAALRLGG